Proteins encoded within one genomic window of Formosa agariphila KMM 3901:
- a CDS encoding sulfatase, which yields MKRLFIYTLGLVLTVSACKEKQQKTTVTQEQKPMNVLFIAVDDLRPELNFYGASHIKSPNLDKLASQSLVFNRSYCNVPVCGASRASLLTGTRPTRHRFFDYKARADTDAPEAVSLPMTFKQNGYTTISNGKIYHNIDDDSLAWNTIWFPKGNIRNYQLEKNILKNADANLAMGGASAFENADVNDEAYFDGEIARKGIADLQHLKKSKQPFFLAMGFMKPHLPFNAPKKYWDLYDREQIKLPETYVQPESTPKKAFPNYGELRNYGNIPKKGDLPEDLAKELIHGYYACVSYVDAQIGLVLDALEKTGLADNTIVVLWGDHGWNLGDHKLWCKHVNFETALSAPLVVKVPGKTNGERSNAITEFIDIYPTLCELTGLEVPDTAEGVSFLPLINGEKQIKNWAVSKFKDGVTLVKDDLFYTEWTDDDGVAYERMLFDHKTDSLELDNLAEKPEFQELVKQLALELRQKWGKDFLTQNTK from the coding sequence ATGAAAAGATTATTTATATACACGCTGGGTTTAGTTTTAACGGTATCGGCCTGTAAAGAAAAACAACAAAAAACAACCGTTACTCAAGAGCAAAAACCAATGAATGTTTTGTTTATTGCTGTAGATGATTTACGTCCAGAACTTAATTTTTATGGTGCTTCTCATATAAAATCACCTAACCTAGATAAGTTAGCGAGTCAGAGTTTAGTGTTTAATCGTTCGTATTGTAATGTTCCTGTTTGTGGGGCATCTAGAGCAAGTTTATTAACGGGAACCCGACCTACTCGGCATCGTTTTTTCGATTATAAAGCTCGAGCCGATACAGATGCTCCAGAGGCGGTTTCTTTACCTATGACATTTAAACAAAACGGCTATACAACCATATCAAACGGAAAAATATACCATAATATAGATGATGATAGCCTAGCCTGGAATACCATATGGTTTCCAAAAGGAAATATACGTAATTATCAATTAGAGAAAAATATTCTAAAAAATGCTGATGCCAATTTAGCCATGGGAGGTGCAAGTGCCTTTGAAAATGCAGATGTAAATGACGAAGCTTACTTTGATGGTGAAATTGCAAGAAAAGGCATAGCAGATTTGCAACATCTTAAAAAGTCTAAGCAACCTTTTTTCTTAGCTATGGGTTTTATGAAACCGCATTTACCATTTAATGCACCTAAAAAGTATTGGGATTTATATGATAGAGAACAAATAAAGTTACCAGAAACCTATGTGCAACCAGAATCTACACCCAAAAAAGCCTTTCCTAATTATGGCGAGTTACGCAATTATGGAAATATTCCTAAAAAAGGAGATTTACCAGAAGATTTAGCTAAAGAATTAATACATGGCTATTATGCCTGTGTGAGTTATGTTGATGCTCAAATTGGTCTAGTTCTAGATGCATTAGAAAAAACAGGCTTAGCAGACAATACAATTGTGGTGTTATGGGGCGACCACGGATGGAATTTAGGAGATCACAAATTATGGTGTAAACATGTAAATTTTGAAACGGCACTTAGCGCGCCTTTAGTGGTAAAAGTACCGGGAAAAACGAATGGAGAACGCAGTAATGCTATTACCGAATTTATAGATATATATCCAACATTATGCGAATTAACCGGCTTAGAAGTGCCAGATACGGCTGAAGGGGTCAGTTTTCTGCCGCTTATTAATGGTGAAAAGCAGATTAAAAACTGGGCGGTTAGTAAGTTTAAAGATGGGGTTACACTCGTTAAAGACGATTTGTTTTATACCGAATGGACCGATGATGATGGGGTGGCTTACGAACGCATGTTGTTCGACCATAAAACAGATTCGTTAGAATTAGATAATTTAGCTGAAAAACCAGAGTTTCAGGAACTAGTGAAGCAATTAGCATTAGAGTTAAGACAAAAATGGGGGAAGGATTTTTTAACTCAAAATACAAAATAG
- a CDS encoding lactonase family protein — translation MIKRGLIIGIIFLCNFQMVQGQERTLLFVGSFTDKKPGTGIHVFDFNTKSGEAQLLSEVDSIINSSFLKLSPNGKYLYSVIESQLQTHGKIAAFKIDSNAGDLKLINMQDCGGRNPAHIEIDKSGKFLAVSNYTDPSLSFFEVDETGKIKKIDEFFTFTGSGIVKGNQDTAHIHSSNFSLENDYLFLQDLGSDCIHKFKVNLDANQNMSLQKADAIKVKPGSGPRHFVFHQNGKYGYGINELSGKVSAYALLNGNLKFLADYNAYSKKQDSYRSADIHISPDGKFLYASNRGPNEDSIVIFSINKSNGALKLIGHEPTYGEHPRNFAIDPSGQFLLVANQFSNNIVIFRRDVETGKLQKLPQELVVNGSSSLQMFTYSH, via the coding sequence ATGATTAAAAGAGGCCTTATTATTGGTATAATATTTTTATGCAACTTTCAAATGGTACAAGGACAGGAGAGAACATTATTGTTTGTAGGTAGTTTTACAGATAAGAAACCCGGTACTGGTATTCATGTATTCGATTTTAATACAAAATCAGGGGAAGCACAATTACTGTCGGAGGTTGACAGTATCATTAATTCTTCGTTTTTAAAACTTTCCCCAAACGGAAAGTATTTATATTCGGTAATTGAAAGTCAGTTGCAAACCCATGGCAAAATAGCGGCTTTTAAAATCGATTCTAATGCAGGCGACTTAAAACTGATAAATATGCAAGATTGTGGCGGTAGAAATCCAGCGCATATAGAAATAGATAAATCCGGGAAGTTTCTTGCCGTCTCCAATTATACCGACCCGAGCTTGAGTTTTTTTGAAGTAGATGAAACAGGAAAAATTAAAAAAATTGATGAATTTTTTACGTTTACTGGAAGTGGTATTGTAAAAGGTAATCAAGACACAGCTCACATTCATTCTTCCAATTTTTCGCTAGAAAATGATTATTTGTTTTTACAGGATTTAGGTTCGGATTGCATACATAAGTTTAAAGTAAACTTAGATGCCAATCAAAACATGTCACTTCAAAAAGCAGACGCTATAAAAGTAAAGCCGGGTAGCGGACCAAGGCATTTTGTGTTTCATCAAAACGGGAAATATGGTTATGGTATAAATGAATTAAGTGGTAAAGTCTCGGCGTATGCATTATTGAACGGGAATTTAAAGTTTTTAGCCGATTATAACGCTTATAGTAAAAAGCAGGATAGTTATAGATCTGCTGATATTCATATATCACCAGATGGTAAATTCTTGTACGCCTCCAATCGAGGCCCCAATGAAGATAGTATTGTTATTTTTTCTATTAATAAAAGTAATGGAGCTTTAAAGCTAATTGGACATGAGCCAACTTATGGCGAACATCCACGAAATTTTGCCATAGATCCTTCAGGGCAATTTTTATTGGTGGCTAATCAATTTTCAAATAATATCGTAATTTTTAGAAGAGATGTTGAAACTGGTAAACTTCAAAAATTACCCCAAGAACTTGTGGTAAATGGTTCATCGAGCTTGCAAATGTTTACTTACAGCCACTAG
- a CDS encoding gluconate 5-dehydrogenase produces MSVDLFDVKGKIALVTGSTHGLGMAMAKGLGLAGATIVVNGNSSQDKIDSAIAEYEKEGIKAVGYKFNVAKEDEVQAAVSKIEAEVGPIDILINNAGIIKRTPLLEMEVADFKEVVDIDLVSPFIVSKHVVKNMVERKAGKVINICSMMSELGRNSVGAYAAAKGGLKMLTQNMATEWAKYNIQVNGIGPGYFATSQTAPIRVDGHPFNDFIINRTPAAKWGDPNDLAGAAIFLSSKASDFVNGHVVYVDGGILATIGKPSNEE; encoded by the coding sequence ATGAGTGTAGATTTATTTGATGTAAAAGGTAAAATAGCCTTAGTAACAGGAAGTACGCATGGATTAGGAATGGCCATGGCAAAAGGATTAGGATTGGCAGGAGCCACTATTGTTGTAAATGGAAATTCTTCTCAAGACAAAATAGACAGCGCTATTGCAGAATACGAAAAGGAAGGTATAAAAGCTGTAGGTTACAAATTTAATGTAGCTAAAGAAGACGAAGTACAAGCAGCTGTTTCTAAAATTGAAGCAGAAGTCGGTCCTATAGACATTCTAATTAATAACGCCGGAATCATTAAGCGTACGCCGCTTTTAGAAATGGAAGTAGCCGATTTTAAAGAGGTAGTAGATATCGATTTGGTGAGTCCGTTTATAGTGTCTAAACATGTGGTTAAAAACATGGTAGAACGAAAAGCCGGAAAAGTAATTAATATTTGCTCGATGATGAGCGAGTTGGGCAGAAATAGTGTTGGGGCGTATGCCGCGGCCAAAGGTGGATTAAAAATGTTAACTCAAAACATGGCTACAGAATGGGCAAAATATAACATTCAGGTTAATGGTATTGGTCCAGGCTACTTTGCAACCTCGCAAACAGCACCTATTCGAGTAGACGGCCATCCGTTTAACGATTTTATTATTAACAGAACACCGGCAGCTAAATGGGGAGACCCAAATGATTTAGCAGGAGCAGCGATTTTTTTAAGCTCTAAAGCTAGCGATTTTGTAAACGGTCATGTGGTATACGTCGATGGTGGTATTTTAGCAACCATAGGTAAGCCTTCAAACGAAGAGTAA
- a CDS encoding glycoside hydrolase family 2 protein → MKDSKQYYKSSIGKSLKRSNGYLKLVLVLYLIMVSWSGYSKEVFNSRTKENINANWLYLEKNIKDINLALNDANWESINLPHTWNALDATDLNPGYRRSGSWYKKELAISNIENNKLYQLYFEGVNINSEVYVNGQKAGGHIGGYIGFTIDITEFIKSGKNDIVIRVDNSYDPEVIPSQKSDFFIFGGITRDVWLETIPKQHLSELKITTPKVSENEAELLATVAINNLNNSNLKVQANLLDAQGVTVVSSVFKIKNNTAKIHFRNIKNPKLWDTEHPNLYTLKVALLEKGDVIDSVQNRVGFRWFEFKDHGAFYLNGKRVLLRGTHRHEEHAGVGAAMSNMQHRKDMELIKDMGANFVRLAHYPQDPEVYKACDELGLLIWDELPWCRGGLGNETWKTNTKNMLTEIINQNYNHPSIIIWSLGNEMYWLPDFENGDDTDKMNSFLTELNDLAHQLDPSRKTAIRKYYEGSHIVDVFSPSIWSGWYSGSYKSYQKAIDTYKKEYPHFLHAEYGGSSHVGRHTENPVTGEGKIQSDGWEEEIVQTDVANIAQIGDWSENYIVDLFDWHLRISENDENFVGNVQWAFKDFGTPLRPENAIPYMNQKGLVDRAGNPKDAFYVFKSYWSKEPFTYIESHTWTERQGPKDLARDISVYSNCPEVELFLNGKSLGVKKRDLKVFPAAGLNWNLNFKEGKNTLVAVGKTKENKTVKDELAINYRFTKNGKAVGLKLESELLENGNYLVTAIAYDKNGLRCLDYEDQVYFQCLSGGETLKSQGTPTGSESIAMANGKAAIEVKRDGKNIPVVMMVLNQNFKGTYLTIE, encoded by the coding sequence ATGAAAGATAGTAAACAATATTATAAATCTTCAATAGGTAAAAGTTTAAAAAGAAGTAATGGTTACCTAAAGTTGGTCCTTGTGTTGTATTTAATAATGGTATCCTGGAGCGGCTATTCTAAGGAAGTTTTTAATAGTAGAACTAAAGAAAATATTAATGCTAATTGGCTGTATTTAGAAAAGAATATTAAAGACATAAATTTAGCCTTAAATGATGCTAATTGGGAATCTATAAACTTACCCCACACTTGGAATGCTTTAGATGCTACCGATTTAAACCCAGGTTACAGACGTTCAGGAAGTTGGTATAAAAAAGAACTTGCAATCTCGAATATAGAAAACAATAAATTATATCAGCTTTATTTTGAAGGTGTGAATATAAATAGCGAAGTGTATGTGAACGGACAAAAAGCGGGAGGACATATTGGTGGTTATATAGGCTTTACAATTGATATCACCGAGTTTATAAAATCAGGTAAAAATGATATTGTTATACGTGTGGATAACAGTTACGACCCCGAAGTTATCCCGTCTCAAAAGAGTGATTTTTTTATATTTGGCGGTATAACAAGAGATGTTTGGTTAGAAACTATCCCAAAACAACACCTTTCAGAATTAAAAATTACAACCCCCAAAGTTTCTGAAAATGAAGCTGAGCTTTTAGCCACAGTAGCAATTAATAACTTAAATAATTCCAATTTAAAAGTACAGGCCAATTTATTAGATGCTCAAGGAGTAACTGTAGTTTCCTCAGTGTTCAAAATCAAAAATAATACAGCCAAAATTCATTTCAGGAATATTAAAAATCCGAAGTTGTGGGACACCGAACATCCTAATCTATATACCTTAAAAGTAGCCTTGTTAGAAAAGGGTGACGTTATAGATAGCGTGCAAAATAGGGTAGGTTTTAGATGGTTTGAATTTAAAGATCACGGCGCTTTTTACCTTAATGGTAAGCGTGTACTATTAAGAGGAACCCATAGGCACGAAGAACATGCTGGAGTAGGGGCAGCAATGAGTAACATGCAGCATAGAAAGGATATGGAACTAATTAAAGATATGGGGGCAAATTTTGTGCGTTTGGCTCATTATCCGCAAGATCCAGAAGTCTATAAAGCTTGCGACGAATTAGGGTTATTGATTTGGGATGAATTGCCTTGGTGCCGTGGAGGCTTAGGAAATGAAACTTGGAAGACTAATACCAAGAATATGTTAACAGAAATTATTAATCAAAATTATAACCATCCAAGTATCATTATTTGGTCTTTAGGGAATGAAATGTATTGGTTGCCAGATTTTGAAAATGGCGATGATACTGATAAAATGAATTCATTTTTAACTGAATTAAACGATTTAGCGCATCAGCTAGATCCATCGAGAAAAACAGCGATTCGAAAATATTATGAAGGATCGCATATTGTAGATGTGTTTTCGCCTTCTATTTGGTCTGGTTGGTATTCAGGAAGTTATAAAAGCTACCAAAAGGCAATAGATACCTATAAAAAGGAATACCCGCATTTTTTACATGCAGAGTATGGTGGTTCTAGTCATGTTGGACGTCATACCGAAAATCCTGTCACTGGAGAAGGAAAAATTCAATCTGATGGATGGGAAGAAGAAATTGTGCAAACCGATGTAGCTAATATAGCTCAGATTGGGGATTGGAGTGAAAACTATATTGTTGATTTATTTGATTGGCACTTGCGAATTAGTGAAAATGATGAAAATTTCGTAGGGAATGTGCAATGGGCTTTTAAAGATTTTGGTACCCCCTTACGTCCCGAAAATGCGATTCCTTATATGAATCAAAAAGGCTTAGTAGATCGTGCGGGAAATCCAAAAGACGCCTTTTATGTGTTTAAAAGTTATTGGAGTAAAGAACCTTTTACATATATAGAATCTCATACTTGGACTGAGAGACAAGGACCAAAAGATTTAGCTCGAGATATTAGTGTTTATAGTAATTGTCCAGAGGTAGAACTGTTTTTAAACGGTAAAAGTTTGGGTGTTAAGAAACGTGACCTTAAAGTGTTTCCTGCAGCTGGTTTGAATTGGAATTTAAATTTTAAGGAAGGAAAGAATACCTTAGTAGCTGTAGGAAAAACCAAAGAAAATAAGACAGTTAAAGATGAATTGGCAATCAATTATAGGTTTACTAAAAACGGAAAGGCCGTTGGATTAAAATTAGAGTCTGAACTTTTAGAAAATGGAAATTATTTGGTAACAGCAATTGCCTACGATAAAAATGGCTTAAGGTGTTTAGATTATGAAGATCAGGTGTATTTTCAGTGCCTTTCGGGAGGTGAAACCTTAAAAAGTCAAGGTACTCCAACAGGAAGTGAATCGATTGCAATGGCCAACGGAAAAGCAGCTATAGAGGTTAAAAGAGATGGAAAAAATATTCCGGTAGTAATGATGGTATTGAATCAAAATTTTAAAGGTACCTATTTAACCATAGAATAG
- a CDS encoding sulfatase family protein, which produces MNSKKTGVIILGCIAFLHIACSGDKKTQAQDTSDSMLEKSSAISEKPNIIFYLADDQDVYDYGCYGNEKVHTPAVDALAKDGILFTNAFTAQAICAPSRSQLFTGKYPLKNGCFANHTGTRSDIKSVTTHMKKLGYEVVLAGKSHVKPENVYQWDREWEPVPKQGVPRDYIPLDSIAAYLKNAKKPFCMFITSKYPHGKYFDVEHPKASDIKFYPFNENKKTDKTFIKTKAGYYRSIEEDNTQLEEVLKLVDTYLTDNTLFIYSADHGVSGKFTVKDIGLKVPFVARWPKVIKPGSTSNQLIHYTDVLPTFMEIAGGKFPEDMDGNSFLPLLQGKDVEVNNYVYGVRTNQNILNSEIFPSRMIRDKRYKYIRNFNSIEVVEQNLTGKPNVNYFIERGAKAHKNEPFEELYDLQNDPFEQHNLASNPDYKSIKEKLIKDMFSWMKAQGDILSENMIGIPIITPKGNRGFKLDQDTPRRKIPEARKNTLTKDDYIVIEHW; this is translated from the coding sequence ATGAATAGCAAAAAAACAGGCGTTATAATTCTTGGATGTATAGCTTTTTTACATATTGCTTGTTCCGGAGATAAAAAAACACAAGCGCAGGACACATCAGATTCTATGCTCGAAAAGTCATCAGCAATAAGCGAGAAACCTAATATTATTTTCTATCTCGCCGACGATCAAGACGTATATGATTATGGATGTTATGGCAATGAAAAAGTGCACACACCCGCTGTAGATGCTCTAGCAAAAGATGGTATCTTATTTACTAATGCGTTTACAGCACAGGCTATTTGCGCACCAAGTAGATCACAACTTTTTACGGGGAAATATCCGTTAAAGAATGGTTGTTTTGCCAATCATACAGGAACTAGATCCGATATAAAAAGCGTAACCACTCACATGAAAAAATTAGGCTACGAGGTTGTATTGGCAGGAAAAAGTCATGTAAAACCAGAGAATGTGTATCAATGGGATAGGGAATGGGAGCCTGTGCCTAAACAAGGCGTGCCTAGAGATTATATTCCTTTAGATAGTATAGCGGCTTATTTAAAAAATGCTAAAAAACCGTTTTGTATGTTCATTACTTCAAAATATCCGCATGGAAAATATTTTGATGTTGAACATCCAAAGGCATCGGATATCAAATTTTATCCCTTTAATGAAAATAAAAAAACGGATAAGACCTTTATAAAAACAAAAGCAGGGTATTATAGAAGTATTGAAGAAGATAATACACAACTTGAAGAAGTTTTAAAATTGGTAGATACTTATTTAACAGATAACACCCTTTTTATTTATAGTGCAGACCATGGGGTTTCAGGGAAATTTACCGTAAAAGACATCGGGTTAAAAGTTCCTTTTGTAGCCCGTTGGCCAAAAGTCATAAAGCCAGGTTCTACATCCAATCAATTGATTCACTATACCGATGTGTTGCCTACGTTTATGGAAATAGCAGGCGGCAAGTTTCCTGAAGATATGGATGGAAATAGTTTTTTACCGTTATTACAAGGTAAGGATGTTGAGGTAAACAACTATGTGTACGGGGTTAGAACCAATCAAAATATATTAAATTCTGAAATATTTCCGTCTCGTATGATTCGCGATAAGCGCTATAAATACATTAGAAACTTTAATTCAATAGAAGTTGTTGAGCAAAACTTAACAGGAAAACCCAATGTAAATTATTTTATAGAAAGAGGAGCAAAGGCTCATAAAAATGAACCTTTTGAAGAGTTGTATGATCTACAAAACGATCCTTTCGAACAGCATAATTTAGCGAGTAATCCAGACTATAAATCGATTAAAGAAAAGTTAATCAAAGACATGTTTAGCTGGATGAAAGCGCAAGGGGATATTTTAAGTGAAAATATGATTGGCATACCTATTATCACTCCAAAAGGAAACAGGGGTTTTAAATTAGATCAAGACACACCACGACGAAAAATTCCAGAGGCTAGAAAAAACACCCTTACAAAAGATGATTATATCGTAATTGAACATTGGTAA
- a CDS encoding DUF4861 domain-containing protein, translated as MKHVIMLYFIAAATLFSSCAKQDSEHRLITVKNSLDLPRAFETIEISKSDIQLHTGERFEDFSIQDVATKAILTSQFVDEDQDGTADVLLFQPELNPNSEKQFELVKVDGGVEVDSTVYCYSRFVPERTDDYTWENNKVAFRTYGPVAQKMVEDSLPGGTLSSGIDAWLKKVEYSIIDNWYAKNDKDPGYYHIDHGEGLDNFHVGSSRGVGGSAVKVDTSYYISKNFTDYKTITTGPIRTSFILKYADWDANEKTISEEKHISLDYGNNFSRFEIHVDGTDELSVGLTLHDNKGEITQNVDQGWIAYWESEYFDSELGTAIVAPKGVMTASEYYVTSMKDRSNLYAQLNVDNNKVVYYAGFAWKESKQYPTKASWEKYIQEFSEKLNTPLEVSIQ; from the coding sequence ATGAAACATGTAATCATGCTATATTTTATAGCCGCAGCAACGTTGTTTAGCAGCTGCGCTAAGCAAGATTCAGAACATAGATTGATAACGGTAAAAAACAGTTTAGATTTACCACGAGCATTTGAAACTATCGAAATCTCAAAATCCGATATCCAATTACATACAGGAGAACGTTTTGAAGATTTTAGTATTCAGGATGTGGCAACAAAAGCAATTTTAACGTCTCAATTTGTAGATGAGGATCAAGATGGTACTGCCGATGTACTACTATTTCAACCCGAATTAAATCCTAATTCAGAAAAACAATTTGAATTGGTTAAGGTTGATGGTGGCGTTGAAGTAGACAGTACGGTGTATTGTTATTCACGATTTGTACCCGAACGCACCGATGATTATACTTGGGAAAACAACAAAGTAGCCTTTAGAACTTATGGACCTGTTGCCCAAAAGATGGTAGAAGATTCATTGCCAGGCGGCACCCTATCTAGCGGAATAGACGCTTGGTTAAAAAAAGTTGAATATTCTATTATTGATAATTGGTATGCAAAAAATGATAAAGATCCAGGATACTATCATATAGACCACGGTGAAGGGTTAGATAATTTTCATGTAGGTTCTAGTCGTGGTGTTGGTGGTTCTGCTGTAAAAGTGGATACCTCTTATTACATCTCTAAAAACTTTACAGATTATAAAACCATAACTACTGGCCCAATACGAACAAGTTTTATTTTAAAGTATGCCGATTGGGATGCCAATGAGAAAACAATATCAGAAGAAAAGCATATTTCTCTAGATTACGGCAATAACTTTTCTAGGTTTGAAATTCATGTTGACGGTACAGATGAATTATCGGTGGGATTAACATTACACGATAATAAGGGCGAGATAACTCAGAATGTAGATCAAGGATGGATTGCTTATTGGGAATCTGAATATTTTGACTCGGAGTTAGGAACGGCAATCGTAGCGCCTAAAGGTGTTATGACAGCTTCAGAGTATTATGTTACTAGTATGAAAGATAGAAGTAATTTATATGCTCAACTTAATGTAGATAATAATAAAGTGGTATATTACGCCGGATTTGCTTGGAAGGAATCTAAGCAGTATCCAACGAAAGCCTCTTGGGAAAAGTATATTCAAGAATTTTCGGAGAAATTAAATACTCCGTTAGAAGTTAGTATTCAATAA
- a CDS encoding sulfatase — MKKFSKIVLFGLLISPLLASSQTKKDANQKPNIILIMADDLGWTDLSSPNTSLGYGSKYYESPNIDRLAQQGKSFAYAYTQQNCQPTRAALLSGQYATGAQNGVYNVGSLKRASKGVVTPIMPHNQNNYLQEDCVSMFETLKTAGYHTAWFGKFHAIKLGKQAESYMGVDYNVALHKETSATVNGVKVKNEFFAQNDDAKGWMFEIDNLKPYAQPYDAAYLQKVLEPIKNGNNPWLLEGTPKHLTDALGDAVVGYIKDRSKADSPFFAYIPFHAVHVSILPRLDLEAKYKAKKSLDPRHTQADYAAFVELLDQTVGRVLNALEDPNGDGNKADGIAENTMVIFYSDNGGFMGPTNNSPLRLRKGTYYEGGVRVPLIFKYPGVITPNSVNTTQEVHTIDFYPTLAEIAGAKLPSPKVQEMDGKSIASVLREESQVRDDKNELFWHFPGYMDVRNMPQSVIHYRHSDNQHYKLFYRYEDESFELYNLSNDLGETTNLLAENPSQQTLDLALKMNNKLRAWLIKNNAPTGIWAKNCEKVPYPKKDAVKKYIK; from the coding sequence ATGAAGAAATTTTCAAAAATCGTATTATTTGGTTTGCTAATTAGTCCTTTGTTAGCTAGCTCTCAGACCAAAAAAGACGCTAACCAAAAACCTAATATCATTTTAATTATGGCCGACGATTTAGGTTGGACAGATTTAAGTTCGCCTAACACCAGTTTAGGGTATGGGTCTAAGTATTACGAAAGTCCGAATATAGACAGATTAGCTCAGCAAGGGAAGTCTTTTGCCTATGCCTATACGCAGCAAAACTGTCAACCTACTCGAGCAGCACTGCTTAGCGGCCAATATGCTACGGGGGCTCAAAATGGTGTGTATAATGTGGGAAGTCTCAAAAGAGCTTCAAAAGGTGTTGTGACACCCATTATGCCACATAATCAAAATAATTATTTACAGGAAGATTGTGTTTCTATGTTCGAAACCTTAAAAACAGCGGGCTACCATACAGCTTGGTTTGGAAAATTTCATGCTATCAAACTAGGAAAGCAAGCGGAAAGCTATATGGGTGTAGATTATAATGTGGCTTTACATAAAGAAACTAGTGCTACTGTAAATGGCGTAAAAGTAAAAAATGAGTTTTTTGCCCAAAACGATGATGCTAAAGGTTGGATGTTTGAAATCGATAATTTAAAACCCTATGCACAGCCTTATGATGCTGCTTACCTTCAGAAGGTTTTAGAACCTATAAAAAACGGAAATAATCCTTGGCTTTTAGAAGGTACACCAAAACACCTTACCGATGCTTTGGGGGATGCCGTTGTAGGTTATATAAAAGATAGGTCTAAAGCCGACAGCCCGTTTTTTGCTTATATCCCATTTCATGCTGTACATGTTAGTATACTTCCACGTCTTGACTTGGAAGCTAAATATAAAGCGAAAAAGTCTCTAGATCCTCGCCATACGCAAGCCGACTATGCTGCTTTTGTAGAACTTTTAGACCAGACGGTTGGTCGTGTTTTAAATGCACTAGAAGATCCTAATGGAGATGGAAACAAAGCAGATGGCATCGCTGAAAATACTATGGTTATTTTCTATTCGGATAATGGTGGTTTTATGGGGCCTACCAATAATTCACCATTACGTTTAAGAAAAGGTACCTATTATGAAGGTGGTGTTCGTGTGCCCTTAATTTTTAAATATCCTGGTGTTATTACGCCTAATTCGGTGAATACCACTCAGGAAGTTCACACCATTGATTTTTATCCGACACTAGCGGAAATTGCAGGGGCTAAATTACCAAGTCCTAAAGTACAAGAAATGGATGGTAAATCGATAGCGTCGGTGTTACGAGAAGAATCTCAAGTCCGTGATGATAAAAATGAATTGTTTTGGCATTTCCCTGGTTATATGGATGTGCGTAACATGCCGCAATCGGTTATTCATTATAGACATTCCGATAATCAGCATTATAAATTATTCTATCGGTATGAAGATGAGTCCTTCGAGCTATATAACCTAAGTAATGATCTAGGAGAAACGACCAATCTTTTGGCTGAAAATCCAAGTCAACAAACACTAGATTTAGCTTTAAAAATGAATAATAAACTACGTGCATGGCTAATAAAAAATAATGCCCCTACGGGAATATGGGCGAAAAACTGCGAAAAAGTACCATACCCTAAAAAAGATGCCGTGAAAAAATATATAAAATAG